A part of Candida albicans SC5314 chromosome 2, complete sequence genomic DNA contains:
- the ZCF9 gene encoding Zcf9p (Putative Zn(II)2Cys6 transcription factor; hypersensitive to toxic ergosterol analog ECC69 and/or ECC1384) — MPLDNTIQGSTIGGPTAISKGKKSRNGCLTCKKKRLKCDETKPNCLNCTKKNIECGGYATKFKWKSFNEEKSHTSSSTKSLKRHLELASFSVTGKSIDEVNKENELIAKGINPETVKNSTINRSRTNSVSTVNTQRTKSFDRSHSIPIPSNEHAQLQSASVYKSDLNSLADAAMKQIGKTPASMSSTPPALKAHHQHPAQSLPGDSAISHMMVSQPPQPPPPFTPNFEAMLTTEKPTIKRNGFGNFDSEINLTPSLSAILNFAFNHEEVEVPSVETLSPLTLNHEARVDASMTNNKPITEQEQILHLFNEHTSGIMSIKNGVHENPWRNLIAPLATKYPCLFNSIAAMTSFHMAGSNNVVHSPEDLRTKGWYYMKKCIFELANGLSNNVKDLPLDVALVTCLNLAVCEQWDTHTSSGIAHLKGAKSMIQQILELLKEQQQFIKQKKFENIDSISSVDEDQELLMNLKKKLVLVDDLDYEEMIHETIKCPEKSVVIPKSIQFILNNWIYFEVLAQMTSDSMCDDKGVDLVAAITSMSQNKLNKDKDRNPKSPSEASDSSDKTFRFFETLNLLNYNNEVIDPLLGCSQSLFVIMGKVANLITKIRKAKHKSQSKKRNTLTTISQASELKQELVNWKPSVVASIMDNEISNESSTTWDLPSCIATAEAYKYSTLLYLHQAVPEIPSFSAHALAEKIFILLASIPTSSNLSIVHIFPLLVASSEAEPGEEREWCENRWKLLSQRMWIGNIDRALEVVKEVWRRKDGLQETCEDRKFHQLGGLMVALNGDPNNNSNGGSGGNGHSNGNSASNTVDANTIDSKTHWSTVMKEWGWEVLLG; from the coding sequence ATGCCTCTCGATAATACTATCCAGGGTAGTACCATCGGTGGCCCCACTGCTATCAGTAAGGGGAAAAAAAGTCGAAATGGGTGTTTAACCTGCAAGAAGAAACGTCTCAAATGTGATGAAACAAAGCCAAATTGTCTAAATTGCACCAAGAAGAATATCGAATGTGGCGGATATGCcaccaaattcaaatggaaatcatttaatgaaGAAAAGTCACACACTAGCAGCAGTACTAAATCGTTAAAACGACATCTTGAGTTGGCGAGTTTTTCTGTGACGGGGAAATCTATAGATGAAgttaataaagaaaatgaattgatcGCTAAGGGAATCAATCCGGAAACAGTAAAAAATAGTACTATCAATAGATCAAGAACTAATAGTGTCAGCACAGTCAATACACAGAGAACAAAATCGTTTGATAGATCTCATAGCATACCAATACCGTCCAATGAGCATGCACAGCTTCAGTCTGCGTCTGTTTATAAAAGtgatttgaattctttGGCTGACGCGGCTATGAAACAAATTGGGAAAACCCCTGCATCTATGTCCTCAACACCACCAGCATTAAAAGCCCATCACCAACACCCAGCGCAATCTTTGCCCGGTGATTCTGCCATTCTGCATATGATGGTAtcacaaccaccacaaccaccacctccGTTTACCCCTAATTTTGAAGCAATGTTAACGACTGAAAAGCCAACTATCAAAAGAAATggatttggaaattttgactctgaaatcaatttgacACCATCTTTGTCAGCAATACTAAACTTTGCATTCAATCATGAGGAAGTGGAAGTACCATCTGTGGAAACACTAAGTCCATTAACATTGAATCACGAAGCTAGAGTAGATGCATCAATgacaaacaacaaaccaaTTACCgaacaagaacaaatttTACATTTGTTTAATGAGCATACTTCGGGTATTATGTCGATTAAGAATGGAGTTCATGAGAATCCATGGAGAAATTTAATTGCACCTTTGGCAACGAAATATCCTTGTctatttaattcaattgctGCAATGACATCATTCCATATGGCAGGTAGTAATAATGTGGTGCACTCTCCAGAAGACCTAAGAACAAAAGGGTGGTATTATATGAAAAAATGTATTTTCGAACTAGCGAATGGGTTATCAAACAATGTGAAAGATTTACCACTTGATGTAGCCCTTGTGACATGTTTGAATCTTGCAGTGTGCGAGCAATGGGATACACATACATCTAGTGGTATTGCCCATTTAAAAGGAGCCAAGAGTATGATTCAGCAAATACTAGAGTTGTTAAAAGAGCAGcaacaatttatcaaacaaaagaaatttgaaaacattgaCTCTATATCTTCAGTTGACGAGGATCaagaattgttgatgaatttgaaaaaaaaattggttttggtAGATGATCTCGATTACGAAGAAATGATTCATGAAACAATCAAATGTCCAGAAAAATCAGTGGTTATCCCTAAATCAATTCAGtttatattgaataattgGATTTACTTTGAGGTGTTGGCGCAAATGACTTCTGATTCAATGTGTGACGACAAAGGTGTTGATCTAGTAGCAGCAATCACCTCAATGTCCCAGAACAAACtcaataaagataaagataGAAATCCCAAATCGCCATCGGAGGCTAGTGATCTGTCTGACAAAACATTCCGTTTTTTTGAAACACttaatttgttaaattataataatgaagTTATTGATCCGTTGCTAGGATGCAGTCAATCGTTATTTGTGATTATGGGTAAAGTTGCTAATTTGATCACAAAAATCAGAAAGGCTAAACATAAGAGCCAATcgaagaaaagaaatacttTAACGACAATTAGTCAGGCGTCGGaattaaaacaagaattggtTAATTGGAAGCCTTCGGTTGTAGCAAGTATAATGGATAACGAGATTTCAAATGAATCGTCTACAACATGGGATCTACCACTGTGTATAGCTACTGCAGAGGCATATAAGTACTCGACGTTATTGTATCTACATCAAGCTGTACCGGAAATTCCTTCCTTTTCAGCTCATGCGTTGGctgaaaaaatatttattttattagcATCTATTCCCACTTCATCTAATCTATCAATTGTGCATATTTTCCCACTTTTAGTTGCCTCGAGCGAAGCTGAGCCAGGAGAAGAAAGAGAATGGTGCGAGAACAGATGGAAATTGCTTTCACAGCGTATGTGGATTGGAAATATCGATCGTGCTTTAGAGGTTGTGAAAGAAGTTTGGAGACGTAAAGACGGATTACAAGAGACATGTGAGGATAGAAAGTTCCATCAATTGGGTGGTTTAATGGTAGCATTGAATGGTGATCCCAATAACAACTCTAATGGAGGTAGTGGTGGGAACGGCCATAGTAATGGCAACCTGGCATCTAATACCGTTGATGCAAACACTATCGATTCCAAGACACATTGGAGCACGGTAATGAAAGAATGGGGATGGGAGGTGCTACTCGGGTAG
- a CDS encoding uncharacterized protein (Protein of unknown function; S. pombe ortholog SPAC7D4.05 encodes a predicted hydrolase; Hap43-repressed; Spider biofilm induced), translating into MLRNFLLSPRTFVRMSSTKSQLISQPFKMENTQMIRETARKFPRPNFISFDLFGTLYVPKKPVPQQYYEIAYHEFGINKSIQSIEEEFPIVYDEMLQSYPNYGKGHPKFDNCDSWWKELIIRLFQLDRHDDQALALCHRLIHHFTSEEAYSVYDDVVPTLQALQKQGVKLIVASNSDPRALTILESLKIKQYFHCSEHFHCSGVFLSYDSDYSKPTKAFFDEIALVEYRAHVDANYRSKNYPPGDFLSDCWHVGDSYNNDYIGAVRAGWNGVLLDRNRTSEFFKNVRKPQNDGCFLNENPETKRDGQTGNEMLILANNRVVITKLTQLLDIFKL; encoded by the coding sequence atgCTTAGAAATTTCTTACTTTCTCCACGTACATTTGTACGAATGAGTTCAACTAAATCACAATTGATTTCTCAACCATTCAAAATGGAAAACACACAAATGATTCGAGAAACAGCAAGAAAGTTCCCACGACCGAATTTCATTTCCTTTGATTTGTTCGGTACTCTATATGTCCCCAAGAAGCCAGTTCCCCAACAGTATTATGAAATTGCTTATCATGAGTTTGGTATTAATAAATCTATACAATCTATTGAAGAGGAATTCCCAATAGTTTATGATGAAATGTTACAATCGTATCCTAATTACGGAAAGGGTCACCccaaatttgataattgtgATTCCTGGTGGAAAGAATTAATCATCagattatttcaattaGATAGACACGATGATCAGGCATTAGCATTGTGTCATCGGTTGATTCACCATTTTACAAGTGAAGAAGCATATTCTGTGTATGATGATGTTGTGCCTACATTGCAAGCATTGCAGAAACAGGGTGTCAAACTAATTGTGGCCAGCAACTCTGATCCAAGAGCATTGACCATACTTGAGAGCttgaaaattaaacaatacTTTCATTGTAGTGAGCATTTCCATTGTAGTGGGGTTTTTTTATCCTACGATTCAGATTATTCCAAACCAACCAAGGCAttttttgatgaaattgctTTAGTCGAGTATAGAGCTCATGTTGATGCAAATTATCGAAGCAAGAATTATCCTCCAGGTGACTTCCTTTCTGACTGTTGGCATGTTGGCGATAGTTACAACAACGATTACATTGGAGCAGTGAGGGCTGGCTGGAACGGGGTTTTGTTGGATAGAAATCGTACTagtgaatttttcaaaaatgtaAGGAAACCCCAGAATGACGGGTgttttttaaatgaaaatccGGAAACCAAAAGAGATGGGCAAACTGGCAATGAAATGTTGATATTGGCAAACAATAGAGTGGTCATAACTAAACTTACACAACTTTTGGATATTTTCAAACTTTGA